A genomic region of Conger conger chromosome 6, fConCon1.1, whole genome shotgun sequence contains the following coding sequences:
- the det1 gene encoding DET1 homolog — protein MEDESPTLKPRRIQNQNVVHRLERRRICSGRAGAHWYRVRCFHQNLFPNFTVVNVEKPPCFLRKFSPDGRCFIAFSSDQTSLEIYEYQGCQAAEDLLLGQTGETLANGNDQRSLNIRGRLFERFFSLLHVTNVASNGEHLNRECSLFTDDCRYVIVGSAAYLPEEPHPHFFEVYRNNESVTPNPRSPLEDYSLHIIDLRTGRLCDTRAFKCDKIILSHNQGLYLYRNILAVLSVQQQTIHVFQVTPEGTFLDVRTIGRFCYEDDLLKLSAVYPEAQAEGQTGLSRLYKEKTINSLKHRLLVYLWRRAEQDGSATAKRRFFQFFDQLRQLRMWKMQLLDENHLFIKYTSEDVVTLRVTDPSQPSFFVVYNMVSTEVMAVFENTADKLLELFENFCDLFRNATLHSEAVQFPCSASSNNFARQVQRRFKDTIVNAKYGGHTEAVRRLLGQLPISAQSYSSSPYLDLSLFSYDDKWVSVMERPKTCGDHPIRFYARDSGLLKFKIQAGLLGRPINHAVRRLVAFTFHPFEPFAISVQRTNAEYVVNFHMRHVCV, from the exons ATGGAGGACGAGTCCCCCACGCTGAAGCCCCGGCGCATTCAGAACCAGAACGTGGTCCACCGGCTGGAGCGCCGGCGCATCTGCTCGGGCCGCGCCGGGGCGCACTGGTACCGCGTGCGCTGCTTCCACCAGAACCTCTTCCCCAATTTCACCGTGGTCAACGTGGAGAAGCCGCCCTGCTTCCTGCGCAAGTTCTCCCCGGACGGACGCTGCTTCATCGCCTTCTCCTCCGACCAGACCTCGCTGGAGATCTACGAGTATCAGGGCTGCCAGGCGGCGGAGGACCTGCTGCTGGGACAGACGGGGGAGACCTTGGCCAACGGGAACGACCAGCGCTCCCTGAACATACGGGGTCGCCTCTTCGAGCGCTTCTTCTCTCTGCTACATGTCACCAATGTGGCCTCCAATGGGGAGCACTTAAACAGGGAATGTAGCCTCTTCACAGACGACTGTCGCTACGTCATTGTGGGCTCAGCAGCCTACCTGCCTGAGGAACCCCACCCGCACTTTTTTGAGGTGTACCGAAACAACGAGTCCGTCACCCCCAACCCCCGCTCCCCGCTGGAAGACTACTCCCTGCACATCATCGACCTGCGCACCGGCCGTCTCTGCGACACCCGGGCCTTCAAGTGCGATAAGATCATTCTCTCTCACAACCAGGGGCTCTACCTCTATCGCAACATCCTGGCCGTCCTGTCTGTTCAGCAGCAGACTATTCATGTTTTTCAG GTGACTCCGGAGGGAACCTTCCTGGATGTGCGGACAATCGGCCGCTTCTGCTACGAAGACGACCTTCTGAAGCTTTCGGCCGTGTACCCGGAGGCCCAGGCGGAGGGCCAGACTGGGCTCTCACGTCTCTACAAGGAGAAGACCATCAACTCTCTGAAGCACCGGCTGCTGGTGTACCTGTGGCGCCGGGCCGAGCAGGACGGCAGCGCCACGGCCAAACGCCGCTTCTTCCAGTTCTTCGATCAGCTGCGTCAGCTGCGCATGTGGAAGATGCAGCTCCTGGACGAAAACCACCTCTTCATCAAGTACACCAGCGAAGACGTGGTCACCCTGCGGGTCACCGACCCTTCTCAG CCGTCCTTCTTTGTGGTCTACAACATGGTGTCCACCGAGGTCATGGCCGTTTTCGAGAACACCGCCGACAAGCTTCTGGAGCTGTTTGAGAATTTCTGCGACCTCTTCCGCAACGCCACGCTCCACAGCGAGGCCGTGCAGTTTCCCTGCTCCGCCTCCAGCAACAACTTCGCCCGGCAGGTCCAGCGGAG GTTTAAGGACACGATCGTGAACGCGAAGTACGGGGGTCACACGGAGGCGGTGAGGAGGCTTCTGGGCCAGCTGCCCATCAGCGCACAGTCCTACAGCAGCAGCCCCTACCTGGACCTGTCGCTCTTCAGCTACGACGATAAGTGGGTGTCCGTGATGGAGCGGCCAAAGACGTGCGGGGATCATCCCATCAG GTTTTATGCTCGGGACTCAGGATTACTAAAGTTCAAAATCCAAGCAGGCCTGCTGGGCCGTCCCATTAACCACGCCGTGCGGAGACTGGTGGCGTTCACCTTCCACCCCTTTGAGCCCTTCGCCATATCAGTGCAGCGGACCAATGCTGAGTACGTGGTCAACTTCCACATGcgccacgtgtgtgtgtga